The Sphaerochaeta globosa str. Buddy region CAAGATTGTCGGCGAGGGGCAGCTCTATCTCGGAGGTTTGATGGTCATGCTCATGAGCATCGTCCTGGGAATGGGAGTTCCCGGTGTTGCTGCCTATGTCATTGTTTCGACAGTCTCTGTTCCAGTTTTGATCCAAACAGGGGCAATTCCCATGGCAGCCCATATGTTCTGCCTTATCTATGCCTGTCTTTCCAACATCACCCCCCCTGTGGCAATGAGCAGTTACGTAGCAAGCGGCATTGCAGACTCCGACCAAACAAAAACCAGCCTTATCGCGGTAAAACTTGGACTTACCGGGTTCATCCTCCCCTTCTTCTTTTTGAACAATCCCATCCTCTTATTGGGAAGCACGGAAGGTATTCCCTTGCTTGTGACCCTCAGGGCACTGCTTACCTCGTCCATAGGGGTCATCGCCCTCTCATCAGGCCTGCAGGGATATCTTTTCAATAAACTCAACACCATCGAACGCTTGCTCATGGTCGTCGCAGGGCTCTTATTCATAGAAACCGGGCTTGTCACCGACCTGGCTGGACTCTTTCTCGTCGTAATCATCATAGCCATCCAATATAAAAACATAAAATCACAACCCAAGGAGAGAATCGTATGAAAAAGTCTGTAGTAGTACTGTTGGTTATCACAATGCTCATTCAGGGCCTCCTGTTCGCAGCAGGTACGCAGGAAGGAGCGGCTGAACCTGTAAAGAAAACCGTCATCAATTTCCCCACAGCAGCAACTACCGGAGCGGTCTATCCGCTTGGGTCCGCCATGGCAAATTTGTGGAATACTAAGCTTGATAACGTCAGGGCCAGTGCCCAAGCCAGTGCCGGCGGTATTGCCAACCTGAATATGATCGCCGACGGAGAAGCCCAACTGGGTGTTGCCGTGACCTCCATTATGTATGAATCCTTCAATGGCATCGGAGCATTTGAGGGAAGACCGAATCCGAACCTCAGGGTTATGATCGGCTTGTATGCCAATCCAAACCAAGTGGTGGTCACCCAGAACAGCAATATCAATTCACTAGCCGACCTTGCAGGAAAGCGCTTCGCATCAGGAGCCCCGGGTTCTACAACAGAAGTGGAGACAAGCCTGCACCTCAAGACAAGTGGAGTAAACTATCCCGATGGATTGAGAGTCCAGTATGTCGGTTTCACGGAAGCAATTGACCTAATGCGCAACAAACAGCTTGATGGAGCTTGGATTATGGCAGGTATTCCCAACGCCGCCGTTACCGAGATGCTTTCAACCGCCGGTGGTAAATTACTCAGCCTCGACATGGACCTGATCAAGAAGCTGCAGCAAGCCTACCCTTGGTATGGTGCTTACACCATCCCGGCCGGTACCTATCCGGGACAGACAACCGATGTCCTGACTTCCGCCATCAAGATTACCGTCTGTACCGATGCCCGCGTCGATGCCGATGTAATCTACGATATGACTAAGGCATTCTGGGAAAACTTTGAGGAACTGAAGGCTACCCAAGCTCCGCTGAAGCAGGTCAATCCCAAGGAAGCGGTAAAAGACCTTGCAGGTCTCCCCCTCCATGAAGGCGCTGCACGCTACTACAAAGAAATTGGATTGCTGTAAGATCAACTGAAGCAAGGGACCGAGGGCTGGAATTTCTGACCCTCGGTTTTTTTTGCCTTTTCTGATGCATGATACGCATACTTGTAACGCCTCTTGACCCAACTTCGTCGAGCGTGCATGCTCAACGTATGCAGCAGAGATTCTTCGATGAACTTGGGTTCTCGATACAGCAGAGAGAGGATGTCAAGCGAGCGGCACGGCAGATTACCGATGCAAAGCACCATGCAAGGTTGAACACAGGGTTGCGCGCAGCAATAGCGAATCGTGATGAAAAAACCGCAGGGGCTCTTCTCTTTGAGGGATTGCAAACCTTTGGGCCAACCTATCCTTTATATCTCATACAAAGTTGTTATGATTGCGTGTGCTCACTCTACGATACGCTTTCCATTGATAATGCCATCAGGATCGCCACACTCAAAGACATTCAGCTTTGGACCGATACCTATGCACAAGCACACCAACAGCAGACCGGCCTTACCCAGGTCTTTTGGATTGCACGTCATCTGTGTGCCAGAATTCTTCGTCTTGGAAGGTTGCAGTTCGAACTGAAAAGCTTGGGCTCACCCGTTCGCGTCTATAAGCAGAAGGAAACAGGAGTGTTGCTTGCTATTGCTGAGGCAAACCTTGCTTGCGATCAGGAAGGCTATCTCGCAGATAGGGAAAAAGCAGCGTTTGTCACCACCTTACAAGAAGAAGCTTCAGTGCTGACAGCCCATACCATAGATTGCCAAAGCGGGAGCATTGCACACAAGCCTCTTCCATTTGAAACCACTTCCCTAAGCCTGCTTGCTGATTCGCAGACGAAAGTCCTGCATATGCATATCCCTTCCGGAGAAAAATTGTCCAGAGAAGTTGTGGACGATTCCCTGCTTCAGGCAAAAACCTTCTTTCCTACCCATTCTTTGGTATTCTGTACTTCATGGCTGATCGATCCTGCATTGAAGCAGGTCGCTGAACCATCGAGCAACATCGTCTGCTTCATGCAGCGGTTCTCCAAGTTTCCGGTCCCCTTTCAAACCCCTCAGATTTTTGAACGTGTCTTTAGTTTCACCGCTACAGAACAAGACATCCCTGCATGGAAGGCAACTACATCGCTCCAACGTTCAGTGCAAACAGCGCTCTCATTAGGAGTGGTCTTCCGTACCATGGGGGGATATGTCTTGCTTGAAAAGTAGAATTGGCAAGTTTATACTGTATCTACAAAGAGTTGAGTCGTTCCTCGCCTTTATACCTGCTGAGGTTTACTCATGATTGGACGCTTGCTTCGAATGTGTGTTATGGGGTGTCTTACCTGCTGTTTTCTCATACTAGGATGTGAAATTGATCCTGATATGCTACAAAACAACACTCCTTATCTTGTATATGAAGAACCCCCACCTACTCCAGCAGTAGCTGCTCTACCATCCAATCTCTTATTCATCGCACACTGTGATTATTATCAAGACCCGGTTGCGCGACTCTATTTCAAACCTCTCCCAGAAATGGGAGCTGCATCCTATACAATCCAAAGCTCGATTGATGGGAATGTGTGGTCTGACTTCATGGTCAACGGGCTCATATTCACCATTACAGACCAGAGTGCGATTGGAATCGATCCCAGACTTACCGAGAATTGCTATTCCCGAATAAGAATCAATGGGGGTGAATATGATGGACAAACTTCAAACACCATGTGGGCGAAGTACGCCCCCCAGGGAGGATATCTGCATCATTCGACGTTGGACACCTCCCTGCACCTTACAGGAGTGATGTCCCCTTCAGCAGGACACGGCATCGAAGTAGGGATCGAAATCAGAACTTTTGTCAGCGCAACTGATTTCTCACTCAATCCAATCCTGCCTGATGCAATCGGGTCTTGGACTTGGTATCGAGTGAACCCGCTTGATTTTGATGATAAAACGCTTATTGTCGGCGCAAACACACATACCTATACTACGACAAACGCAGATATAGGTAAGCTAATTATGGTCGAGGCAAGCGGTGATGGTTCATCGTTTTATGGCTTGGTACGAATCAAGACTCTCGAAATAGTTCAATAATCTTTCAAATACGTACACACCTTCCCAATCGCAACCGACTCTTCTCTGATGCAGTTTGGTTCCAGTTTTTTGGGATCTTGCACTGCTGACTCAGCTAGCTTGCGTTTTGCTCCCGCAAAGTTGCCCACTGTCACCCTTCTCATGATACCGCGTACATCCAAGTCTGTCCCTTGACTGCAAGAAGGATGTTCACAGAGCTGACAGCGTCGTGCCGCCCTCTGAATGGCATCACGTTCTGCGTCTGTTGTTGCATACAGTTGCTCGTTGGTAAACGGTGCATCGATAACCTTGACAAACTCTTTCATGCCAGGCTCATACAGGAAAGGCTTGAGACCTCGTTTGGAGAGAACGGCATTTGCTGCAGCAATACCGCTGGTTGTTACCGTAGGGGTGCCGGTACCCAGCGTAGTCGACTCGCCACAGCAGAATAAACTATCCCACCCTGTCCGGATATGCTGGCGTTTGAACATATGGTTGCCAAGTTTCTGCTTGGGTCCGGCCACCGCTCCCCCATTCTTCAACGTAAAGCGTTCTATGGTTCTTGGCGTGGCAAGCTCTACATGCCTGATGTGCTCTTTGATCGTGGGGAATCGCTTTGCAAGTACAGAAAGCAGGCGATCAATCTCCTCGTTCTTTCTTTGCTTGTACGCTTCGGGATTGAGTGAAGACCAATCACTGAACGAAGGCCCGATGGCCATAACGATGTGTTCATCATCGCTACAAATGGTTCTGTCATCGACGCTGGGAATGTAGGCGGTTACCTCGTCTTCATCCAGCATATCGGGTCGGCCGATAAGCATTTCCACAGCCAAGGTATCAGACTCAACAACTTCTTTGTCAACCAGTGTATAGAGCGCCACGCTCGGATAGGTAGGTTCCTGATTCTTTGCCCACTGTCTTTGTTTTTCGGTAGTATACTCTTTTGGAAGCAGCTTGTCGTACAAATTCCAGACTGTACCGCTGTAGATGATCTGATCTGCAGTATATTGGGACCCGTCGTCCAGCAACACTCCGTAGGGTTTCCCTTGGTCAAAGAGAATGGAGACGACTTCATGTTCTGCAATCATCGTAGATCCATGTTGCTCGATTACTTTCTCCAGTGCACCCGTTAGGTGCAACGTGGAGCCGGCCGGGTAGTAACTACCACCGACATGGTTGTCGACAAACATCACCGAGGCAAGAATCGCAGGACTTTCCTCGACGGTTGCATAGCAATAGGTTGAGGTGAGCTTGTCAAAGAAATTGAATATCGATTTGTCGGTGAAGTATTTGGAAAGCAGGCTCTTAGCACTTACATTCAAGTAGGAAAGGAAACGCATATAGGAAAGAGGATGCTGCAGCAACGAGCTCAGGGCAGCTTTCTTATCCACTTCGTCAGGAGTGGTATAGGAAGGATTTTCCACCATGACATGCTCGTACATTTTTTGCATATCAGCATAGAAATGTACCAAGTTCTCTCGTTGGCCGGGAAATATTGTGGCTACTTCTTCGATGAACCGGGAAATATCAGAGAAAAACCTTACTTTTTTACCATCATAATGGACACAGTAGAGCAATTCATGCTGGATGATGGTGATGGGCTCCTCCAGACAATTGAAGAGAAACCGATGAGCGTTGAACCCCTTTTCCCCCCAGCCAAAAAGCATGGATGAACCTTGGTCGAAGATTGCATCGCCGCGCTTGAAAGCACCACAGCTTCCTCCAGGACAGTAGGCCTTGTCGATGACGGCTACCTGCAACCCTCGCTTTGCCAATAAAGCTGCTGAGCTGAGACCACTGAGGCCTGCTCCTATGACGAGTACATCAACGTGCATTGTTTCCCCTTTACTGAAAAGAATCGTTCGACAAAACAGCTGAGCTGAAGGCTTTGAGACGTTCGATATCCTGCTGCAAAGTCGCTTCAGTTGGATTTACAAACGAGATTTCCCCTCGAGTGTGGCCATCAGTCTTGATTTTCTTGATAGTCGAAAAACATTTGGAAACATCACCACCACTACAGGTAGCAATGAGATAGAGATCCTTTTGGAGGAAGCTGGCTTTTTTCAAGTAAGAATACATGGGGGCGCTGACAGTCCCGGCCCAGATCGGCGTAGCAAGCAGTACAACTTCATAGTTGCTCAAATCAGGGAAAGGTTTATTGAAAGCCCGACTGAAGTGAAAAACAGAGTCCCTTCCACCATAATAGAACTTTAAGAATCCTTTGGTAGGATACGGCTTGACCAATTGTAGTTCAAAAACATCGCAACCAAGCATCTCGGATATCTTTTCAGCAACGAGACGAGTATGCCCTTCTGATGAGTAATAAATAAGAATTCTATTCATTGGGAGTCTCCAATCATAGCAATGAGTGTAGCATGACACAGGCATTCAAGCCATGAAAGAATGCCTACCTTGCAACAAAAAAGTGAAGCAGGTATAAAGAAGGTATGCAAACCATAGCCACCCAACTCATCGATTCCCACTTCCACCTTCTTTCCATGCAGAGAAAGGGCGTTGACATCGACCTCGTCCTCGCGTCGATGAGGGAAGCCTCGATGGAAGGCATCGATGTTGGATTGGACTGCGACGATTTGGCTGGTAGAACCGCGTTGTTTGCCCCCTACCCGTTCATTCACCTCAGCGCAGGCATCGGGCCCTGGGGAGCTGATGACCCGCTGGATGAACAACTTGGCAAGTTGGAAGACCAGCTAACTCGAAACAAAGTTGTCGCCATCGGGGAAATCGGGCTGGACAACTACCATACGTATGGAACTGTTGAGAACCAGGAGTACTTGGTGGAAAAGCAAATCGAGCTTGCCAACCGAATCGGTAAGCCAGTCATTTTTCATAACCGGGAAGCGGACAAGCAGTTTCAAAAATTGCTGGGGAAAACAACCTTTGCAAAGCGTGGTATTTTTCATTGCTACCAAGGGGGGAGAGAGCTTGCAGAACTTGCCGTTGAGCAGGGTTTTTATCTCTCCTTTGCCGGACCCTTGACCTATAAGGCGAACAAGAGCATGCAGGAATTGTTTTCTTCGCTTCCCCTCGACCACCTACTTTTGGAGACGGACAGTCCCTATCTCAGTCCCAATCCGGTGAGGGGAACGGTCAATACTCCGCTTTCCATGCAGCATATCTACGCATTTGCGGCTCAATTGCGGGGTCTTGCACTCGAAACCTTGATTGAGCAAATCAGAGCCAACTTCCACGCATTTGTCGAGCAGTAAACAAGCGCTTGACGGCTGGTACAGTCATCTTCTCTGTTGAGAGGACGCCAATAAAGGTGCGACCGAGATCCTCGGCAATCGCGCCATAGCGTTGTGATGGTTTGACCAAACCGATATAGGAAGCATCGACTGTCCATAAAAGCGAAGACGTCTGTAAAAGTGGCAATGCCCATGCACCAAGCCTGGGAGCCAGCACATGCATGATGGGTTGCCTTCCAAGCGTTGTACGCACGCGCTCGGAAAATTGTGTATCACTTTCTGAGTCTTTTTTAGACAACACATAATCTGAGGGAATACCTGTCGGGTAATACTGTTCATCGGAGTTACGGACATAGAGAACTTCGTTTTTCCTTCTCTCAACCACAGTCTGCCAAACATCTTCCCCATCCAAATTGACGATCATACGGTCAAACAGCATTGCTGTTGGACTTTGGCGTCCCATACCAACCCAGGTCAGCGGGACAAGTGCCTCCAAGCGCTTTGTATCGAGGTTTTGCAGAGCCTGGGTGATCACCGGCGAACAAAACACAAAGCCTTCTTGAGCTTGCAACAGTGTATGAAGGAACTTCTCATCAACATCCGTTTTCACCGTTACCGTCTGAAGACGATACCCATGCATTAGCAGTGAAGTCGCCATACGGAAGTTCTGATACGCATAGACATTCGCATAATACGTTGCATCGGTAAGAAACCAAAGTATAGGGAGCAAAAGAAACGTAGCAAGCAGTGTTGCACACAGCAATAGGGCTAACAAATAGGGCAACAGAACAGGTGCTTTCATGCCCTTGAATGTAGCAGTCTGGCCTAGGCCGGTCAATAAACAGATGCATACAGGTTGACCTGTTTGTGCAGATTGGATACATTTGTAACGACTTGAACTTTCCATTGAACAAGGAGCAACCTATGACATCCTATAAGGAACTCGGTCTGGTTAATACCAGAGACATGTTTGCAAAAGCAGTCAAGGGCGGTTATGCCATTCCTGCCTATAATTTCAACAATATGGAGCAGCTGCAGGCTATTGTCCAGGCATGTGTCGCTACCAAGAGTCCTGTCATTCTTCAGGTATCGAAGGGTGCACGAGATTACGCAAACATCAATCTGCTGAGAAACATGGCCCGCGGGGCCGGTGAATATGCAAAAGAACTCGGCTTTGAAATCCCCATCGTACTGCACCTCGACCACGGCGACAGCTTCGAGACTTGCAAGGAATGTATTGATAACGGATTCAGCTCTGTCATGATCGATGGATCACATTTCCCCTATGAAGAAAACATTGCACTGACCAAGAAGGTCGTTGAATATGCTCACGCCCACGATGTAACCGTCGAAGGCGAGCTTGGAGTTCTGGCCGGTATTGAAGACGAAGTAAGCAGTGCCGTCAGCCACTACACCAAGCCTGCAGAAGTTGTTGACTTTGTATCCCGAACCGGTGTCGACTCCCTGGCTATTTCCATCGGAACCAGCCATGGTGCGAACAAGTTCGTACCCTCCCAGTGCACCCGCAATGCTGAAGGCATCCTCATTCCGCCTCCGCTTCGCTTTGACATCCTCGAGGAAATCGAGAAGGAACTTCCTGGGTTCCCCATCGTTCTGCACGGATCCTCTTCTGTCCCCGCAGAGTATGTAAACATGATTCTGCAGTTCGGCGGCAAGCTCAAGGACAGCGTAGGCATTCCCGAGGAACAGCTTCGCAAGGCAGCAAAGAGCGCAGTCTGCAAGATCAACATCGACAGTGATGGAAGACTTGCCATGACAGCCGTCATCCGCAAGGTTCTTGCTGAGAAACCCGGTGAATTCGACCCACGCAAGTACCTCGGCCCTGCCCGTGATGAGCTGAAGAAGATGTACATGCACAAGAACATCAACGTCCTGGGTTCCGCAAATCAGGCGTAATGGTTACTAGGATAGGCAAAGGCCGTTGGGAGGTTTCCTACGGCCTTTTTTCATTTGCTCAAGGGGAGATACTTTGACACTCCCCTTATGCTTGTGATATATTGATTTCCGTCGGCCTTTTAGGCTGGGAAACGCTCACACACAGTGGTTTTCACCGAAAACACAAGGAGTTCGATTGGCTACGAAGGATTTGAGGATCAATAGACAGATCCGCGCAAGAGAAGTGTTCGTCATTGATGCAGAAGGTAATCAAAAAGGCATCATGAGCGTGTTTGACGCCGTTATGCTTGCAGAGAGTGTAGGATTGGATTTGGTGGAAGTATCCCCCAACGCAAACCCTCCCGTTTGCAAGGTCCTCGACTTCGGAAAATACCGTTATGAGCAGGAAAAGCGGCTCAGGGATGCCAAGAAGAACCAAAGTGTCGTCAAAATGAAGGAAATCCGGATGCAGCCCAAGATTGAGAGACACGATCTTGAGACAAAGTCCAAATTCATCGGTGAATTCCTCGCTGAGGGAAACAAGGTCAAGGTAAGCATCCGCTTCCGTGGCCGAGAGCTTGCCCACACTGAACTCGGAAAAGTAGTTTTGGACAAAATACTTGCCCAGCTTACCGAAAATGGTGTAGGCTTCAATCTTGACCGAGACGCCCTGATGGAAGGCAAGATGATGAGTATGATCGTCAGTCCTGCCAAGGTTTCAGCTGCCTCAGTCAAGAAAGACAATCAGTAACAGTATCCCGCATGGGATGTTGAATATGCTGCTCCAAGGGGATCTTGTTCCTTGTGAGCGCAAGATGGAAGGTGCACTACAATGCCCAAAATGAAAACAAGAAGGTCCGTTGCAAAACGGTTCCACGTCACTGGAACTGGTAAGGTCCGCTATAAAAAGCAGGGTCTTCGCCACATTCTCACCAAGAAGAGCAGCAAGCGTAAGGGCAACCTCCGTGCAGCTGGTATTCTCGAAGATATGGAAGCAAAGAGAGTTAAGACCATGCTTCCATACGCGTAAGGGGGTGGGCAAATGCCAAGAGCAGTAGACGGAACTAAACACAAGGACAGACGGAAGAAGATTCTTGAGCTCGCTAAAGGTTATTATGGCCGAAGAAGCACGAACAACCGCGTTGCAAAAGATGCGATTGCCAAGGCTGGCCAGTATGCCTATCGCGGCCGTAAAGAGCGCAAGCGGGATTTCCGCAAGCTCTGGATCGCAAGAATCAGCGCAGCTGTGCAGGAAGAGGGTCTCAACTACTCTCAGTTCATGCATGGTATTAAACTTGCCAACATCGAGATCAACAGAAAGGCCCTCTCCAATATGGCTATTGAAGATAAGGCTACTTTCACCGCTCTCGTGTCCCAGGTAAAGGGTGTTTTGGCTAAATAGTCCAAAACAACTCGTCTAGACGTTTGAAGGAGGAACCATGTCAGTTGTTGATACCGTAAAAATGCTCGAACTGCGGACCAAAAAAGCTGCAGGCTTGATCGCGATGCTCCGCAAGGAGAAAGCCGAACTCCAAGAAAAGTTCGATTTGGTACATGCACACAACGCTGAACTCGAAGAGTATGTTGAAAGTTTTACTTCCAGCACCAAGCTCCTCGAAGAAAGTATTGCAAATGCCATGGAAAATCTTTCCACCATCGAAGGGCTGGATGATGTCCAGCTTTTGGATGATGCAGAGCTCGAGTTGGAAGCCGCCGATGGATTCACCAGTGGAGACGCCTTTGCAAATGAGGAAGTCGACCTTGATGCCCTATTGGAGGATTCTCCCTCACTTTGAGTCGATGGAAGTAGTCTGGACACTGTCCGTAAACGGGGCCGATAGGTCCCGTTTTCTTTTTCCAAACCCCCTTTCATAAAGCGCTTTCTTATTGTACCATGTAGGCAGAGCAGTCATCTGCCTTGATATTTGACAAGTTTCCTGCGGTGTGCGCCTGGAGCCACAGTCTCTTGGCTCAACATACACAAATGGGTAGCGGTATAGCTGATTTGCATTGATCCGACTCCTTCGGGGTTTAATGGAACAGAATTTTCAGCGTAACTAGCAGCCCCCTTGAACCAATGGTTCAAGAGCATTCTCCGGGTACGGCACCGCAGGTTTTATCTTGCATACAGGAAAACTCATCCATGTCAGAAACACACGATGCCCTGAGGAACATTCTCTTCATCAAACTTCCCGCTTCCATGGAGCGGGATATCAACAATTTCCATGTCGACAGCTCGATTGAAATTCCCGTACAACGCCCCGAAGGAAATTCATCCTTTGACCCCGTCAAGGATATTTCGGTGGAATTGATCGTTGCAGGAATGCTAAAAATTCTTGCCTATCAGGACGATCATGAGCATGCATCCTACTATCGCGACTTTGTGCTCGCGCTTCAGCCTGATGCCGTCCAGGAACTCAACATAGCAGCCATAGCCCAGGAACAGAAACATAATTTTGCCTTTGCAGAAGAGTTGTTCCTTACCGTCTGCCACCTCGCGCCAATGAGTGCCACCTATGTCAACTTGGCCACCTTGTACAGCCGAAAGGCTGCCGAGGATACCTCAAAGGGTGCCCAGTACGACCTTTATCAGCAGAAAGCCCTGAACACCCTTAAGGAAGGGCTTGATGTCGTCGGTGATGATGCAACCCTCCTCTCGGAGATAGGCTTCTTTCATCTCTATCAGGGGAATGTTGAAATTGCCAAGGAGTACTTGGACCGATACCTCTCCATAGCTGAAGCAGATGAGAAAAAAGCACATGTACAGAAAATTATGGACGATATCGAAGCTAAACTTAACGATGACCAGACCTTGATGCGCTCCTACGATGCCATCCAGATGAACAAAGAAGGAGAAGCAGTCACCCTTTTGGATTCATTCTTAGAGGATAACCCCAAAGTATGGAATGCCTGGTTTCTCAAGGGCTGGGCGCTTCGCAGAATGGGTAACTATCGGGAGGCCGAACAGGCATTGCTCGCCGCCCTGGCAAACAGCAAGGGAACCAGCGACATCTACAATGAACTGGCTCTGTGCAGCTTGGAGACGGGAAAGGCTGAACTCGCCAAGGACTATCTCAATACTGCAGTAGATTTGGACAGCCAGAACATCACCTTGATCTCGAACTTGGCCTACCTGTATTTAAAGGACCAGATGTGGGACGAGGCTCGTCAGTATCTGGAAACAGCGCGTACCATCGATCCCAACGATCCGCTGATTATCCAACTGATGAAGGATTATGAGGCATCAAGCGGAGACAAACTCTCCTCGCCCATCATCCAGGAATTTGTCGACACCGAAGATGTAATCAGGCAGACCAAAAAAGAGAAGCCATTCTTCATCCAAGGCAAGGATGAGACCGATGATCTTGAGACTGATTTTGACATTGAGGATACTCCTTGATGACGATTCTCAGTCATAGTGAAGAGGAGACTCGACAGGTTGGCTATCGCTTGGGCAAACTGTGTAAACCCGGTACGGTAATTTCTCTGAGGGGAAGCCTTGGGGCAGGAAAAACAGTTCTGGCAAAAGGGCTTGCCCAAGCCTTGGGTATCACCGAACAAATTGTAAGTCCGACCTTTACCCTGATTCAGGAGTATGCAGGAACTTTGCCACTGTTTCATATGGATTTGTATCGGATCAGCGGGACAGAGGAATTCGAAGGAATCGGTGGTGAGGAGTTGCTCTACAGTGATGGAGTGACCCTGATTGAATGGAGTGAAAAGATTGCCGAGATGCTTCCCGATTCGACCCTTTATGTCGATATTAGGATTATGCCTAATCAAGACCGAGCTATCACCCTGCAAGGGGTAACACTATGAATATTCTCTCGTGCGACACCTCCACTGAATTCATGCACCTATGCTTGGCACGTTTGGAGGAGGGAAAGAAGCCCTTCTTTGAGAAGCAGGTGCTGACAAGCGGCAATCAGCATTCTGAACTGCTCGTTGTGCGCATTCTCAGCTTGTGTGAGCGCAATAACATGCAGTTCAAAGACCTTGACCTTTTGGTATGCACCAGTGGACCGGGCTCCTTTACCGGACTCAGGATAGCCATGAGCACACTCAAGGGAATCAGTCTTGGTTCCCACATCCCCATGGTGAGCATTCCCACCCTGCAGGCATATCAAGCATGCAACAGATCGGAATCACATGCCATCCTTGCTGTCATCGATGCTAAAAAAAAGCGGTTTTACGCTGCCCTGTTCAAAGATGGCGTTCAACTGAGTCCGGAGCTCGACCTTGAAGTAGGACAGATTGAAAGTCTGCTTGCACCCTACCCCGATGCCCTTTTGGTAGGAAATGACGCAGCCCTTCTTGCAACAAAACTCTCAAAACCTTACAGATTCGATGAGATATCGCACCTCAACCTTTCCTTGGTACTCTGTACACTGGGTAAGGAAAAGTTTGAGCGGTTCGGAGCCGACGACTTGGACAACGGTCCGCTGTATGTGAGAAAGAGCGACGCAGAAATAGCATTACAACAAACCATCAGTTCATTGGAGGAAACACATGATTGAACAAGATATCCTTATCATAGGATCAGGGGTTGCAGGTATGTCCGCTGCCCAATATGCGGCACGTGCAGGTCGCTCCGTTACGCTTCTCGAGTCCATTGCCCCCGGCGGACAGACCATGTACATCGATATGATCGAGAATTACC contains the following coding sequences:
- a CDS encoding TAXI family TRAP transporter solute-binding subunit; protein product: MKKSVVVLLVITMLIQGLLFAAGTQEGAAEPVKKTVINFPTAATTGAVYPLGSAMANLWNTKLDNVRASAQASAGGIANLNMIADGEAQLGVAVTSIMYESFNGIGAFEGRPNPNLRVMIGLYANPNQVVVTQNSNINSLADLAGKRFASGAPGSTTEVETSLHLKTSGVNYPDGLRVQYVGFTEAIDLMRNKQLDGAWIMAGIPNAAVTEMLSTAGGKLLSLDMDLIKKLQQAYPWYGAYTIPAGTYPGQTTDVLTSAIKITVCTDARVDADVIYDMTKAFWENFEELKATQAPLKQVNPKEAVKDLAGLPLHEGAARYYKEIGLL
- a CDS encoding acyltransferase domain-containing protein produces the protein MQQRFFDELGFSIQQREDVKRAARQITDAKHHARLNTGLRAAIANRDEKTAGALLFEGLQTFGPTYPLYLIQSCYDCVCSLYDTLSIDNAIRIATLKDIQLWTDTYAQAHQQQTGLTQVFWIARHLCARILRLGRLQFELKSLGSPVRVYKQKETGVLLAIAEANLACDQEGYLADREKAAFVTTLQEEASVLTAHTIDCQSGSIAHKPLPFETTSLSLLADSQTKVLHMHIPSGEKLSREVVDDSLLQAKTFFPTHSLVFCTSWLIDPALKQVAEPSSNIVCFMQRFSKFPVPFQTPQIFERVFSFTATEQDIPAWKATTSLQRSVQTALSLGVVFRTMGGYVLLEK
- a CDS encoding phytoene desaturase family protein; translation: MHVDVLVIGAGLSGLSSAALLAKRGLQVAVIDKAYCPGGSCGAFKRGDAIFDQGSSMLFGWGEKGFNAHRFLFNCLEEPITIIQHELLYCVHYDGKKVRFFSDISRFIEEVATIFPGQRENLVHFYADMQKMYEHVMVENPSYTTPDEVDKKAALSSLLQHPLSYMRFLSYLNVSAKSLLSKYFTDKSIFNFFDKLTSTYCYATVEESPAILASVMFVDNHVGGSYYPAGSTLHLTGALEKVIEQHGSTMIAEHEVVSILFDQGKPYGVLLDDGSQYTADQIIYSGTVWNLYDKLLPKEYTTEKQRQWAKNQEPTYPSVALYTLVDKEVVESDTLAVEMLIGRPDMLDEDEVTAYIPSVDDRTICSDDEHIVMAIGPSFSDWSSLNPEAYKQRKNEEIDRLLSVLAKRFPTIKEHIRHVELATPRTIERFTLKNGGAVAGPKQKLGNHMFKRQHIRTGWDSLFCCGESTTLGTGTPTVTTSGIAAANAVLSKRGLKPFLYEPGMKEFVKVIDAPFTNEQLYATTDAERDAIQRAARRCQLCEHPSCSQGTDLDVRGIMRRVTVGNFAGAKRKLAESAVQDPKKLEPNCIREESVAIGKVCTYLKDY
- a CDS encoding flavodoxin family protein translates to MNRILIYYSSEGHTRLVAEKISEMLGCDVFELQLVKPYPTKGFLKFYYGGRDSVFHFSRAFNKPFPDLSNYEVVLLATPIWAGTVSAPMYSYLKKASFLQKDLYLIATCSGGDVSKCFSTIKKIKTDGHTRGEISFVNPTEATLQQDIERLKAFSSAVLSNDSFQ
- a CDS encoding TatD family hydrolase, whose translation is MQTIATQLIDSHFHLLSMQRKGVDIDLVLASMREASMEGIDVGLDCDDLAGRTALFAPYPFIHLSAGIGPWGADDPLDEQLGKLEDQLTRNKVVAIGEIGLDNYHTYGTVENQEYLVEKQIELANRIGKPVIFHNREADKQFQKLLGKTTFAKRGIFHCYQGGRELAELAVEQGFYLSFAGPLTYKANKSMQELFSSLPLDHLLLETDSPYLSPNPVRGTVNTPLSMQHIYAFAAQLRGLALETLIEQIRANFHAFVEQ
- a CDS encoding class II fructose-bisphosphate aldolase produces the protein MTSYKELGLVNTRDMFAKAVKGGYAIPAYNFNNMEQLQAIVQACVATKSPVILQVSKGARDYANINLLRNMARGAGEYAKELGFEIPIVLHLDHGDSFETCKECIDNGFSSVMIDGSHFPYEENIALTKKVVEYAHAHDVTVEGELGVLAGIEDEVSSAVSHYTKPAEVVDFVSRTGVDSLAISIGTSHGANKFVPSQCTRNAEGILIPPPLRFDILEEIEKELPGFPIVLHGSSSVPAEYVNMILQFGGKLKDSVGIPEEQLRKAAKSAVCKINIDSDGRLAMTAVIRKVLAEKPGEFDPRKYLGPARDELKKMYMHKNINVLGSANQA
- the infC gene encoding translation initiation factor IF-3, which produces MATKDLRINRQIRAREVFVIDAEGNQKGIMSVFDAVMLAESVGLDLVEVSPNANPPVCKVLDFGKYRYEQEKRLRDAKKNQSVVKMKEIRMQPKIERHDLETKSKFIGEFLAEGNKVKVSIRFRGRELAHTELGKVVLDKILAQLTENGVGFNLDRDALMEGKMMSMIVSPAKVSAASVKKDNQ